The following is a genomic window from Desulfomicrobium escambiense DSM 10707.
TCTGTCGATGGAATGGTTCCGGTGTCGGGCCGAGGCGCGGGTTGTGATCGAGGAATGGAGGCGGCACTACAACTCCGTTCGCCCGCATTCAAGCCTGAACAACATGACGCCAGAACATTTCTGTCGGCAGTATGGAAAAAACATGAACCGTGGGGAAACCCTCAAGAATTGAGTGGTCCGAAGTTTCCCGGCAGGTCAATACCGCTGCTTGGTTGCCGTGAGCGGGTTGTACGTCACGACGACGGTGCGTTCCCGGCCCCAGTATTCGCCGGTCGTGCGCCAGGCCGAAAGAAGGTCGTCCTCGCGGCCCTGAGCCTTGAGTTCCAGGTTGTGCACCGTCTCGACTACCGAGAACTGATCGCGCCCGGCATGAATGAGATCTTCGGCAAAATATGGAGAATACGTGGTGATGAAGTGAGCGCCTTCCGTGGCGTCAATGGCGCTGATGTTCTCCGGAGAGTTCATTCCCTTGTCAAAGACGATGGTCACGTCCTTTTGTCCGCAACCCTGCATTGTCGCGCAGACCTCGTCGATGATCGACTGGAACAACCGGGAGTCATGCCGGTTGCCTTCGTATTCGCGGTAAAAGAACGGCAGCCGGGTTTGCCTATCCACCAGCAGGGCCAGTCCGACCTGCCTGAGCCAGTCCCGTCCTTCCTTGTTCTTGCCGCGTTTGGTCAGTTCCGATTCGGTATCGCTGGCCATGAACGTGAAGTAATTGGTGGTATCGAACAAGAAGCATCCCGAGGCCGAAGGGCGCAGTTCCGCAATCCTGGCAAAGAGCTTCTGGGCGATGTCGCGCAGATGCTTCTCCTCGACCAATCCCCATTTGCGCCAATAGCCATCTGAATCCAGCACCTGGATATCGGTGGCTCGAATGGACTGGATGGCGGTATGGGAGAACCATTCCGGCAGCGCTCGTTTGGACGTGGAGTCGACCATGCGGTTGAAGGCGGCGTAGAGAAAGTACTCACCGACGCTTGGCCCGGAATCCTTGGATTTCTGCGGGACAATCTCGTCAATGATCCCGGTCACGCCAACCATCTTTTCGATCTCGTTTGCCAGCCACAACGCGCCGAACTCCTGGACCTGAATGCGACTCAGGTCCGTAGACTTCTGCCCAGTGACCAAGCTGAGAATCTTTTCCACTGTGCCGAGGTAGACCTGATTCACAACCTTGGGCTTGCCGTTCACACGGGCAATCTCACGGATGTAGAAGTAGGGTCTTCCGTTTTTCATTTTCTTATGAAGGTGCGCCATGTCTCGGCCATATCATAAGGGTCTTACATGTGCAAGAAAAATCATTCTTTTTGGTAAAAAATCAGCAAGTTGTGTCGTGGAAAAACGGGAAAGGAAGGGGTCTTACAGGAAATGTAAGGGTAATAGTCTGGAATTATGAAGAAAATGGGCCTGGATCAGGAGATTTTTTCGAAACTCCTGTCTAACGATTCGCGGACCCCTCATGTCACCTCAAAAGTCACCCTTTTTCATATTCCCCAGGGTGTCGATCACCTTATTGGTTTGTTCTAAAAAAAACGAACGGGGATGAGAAATCAATCGGAATAGTCGGGAGCGGCCTTGGCTCCGGTGCGATGTCGGTCTCGCGGTCCGCGAGCAAACTGATCTCGCACTGCATGCGCTTCAATTTATCACAATCATGGTCACTGAAGAATCTCGGGCAGCTTTTTGAGCATACACGAAACTCCTGCGTCCAGTCCAGGCGAGATGCGGAGACTGGGCAATGTTCGAAGGCCCGGAAGTTTTTGGGGCATTTCTGAATATTCCTTGAGACGAAAATGCTGAATGAAGGTGGCAGCCAGGGAATAAAATGTCTTGCGAATATGTACGGTTTTCTGCTAATAACTGCACGTTTTGTATGTACTTATTTTTCAAAGTTCGGTGTTTTTTTTAAACTGTATACGAGATAACGATATGTTCTATCGTGCGCTTGCCATGTTAATTTATGTAAAGATGTAATCTATCTGTTTTGATTGTATGTTGTGTATTTCGTTTTTTTGAAAATAATAGAAAATTTTCGACCTTCATGATTTTCCAGGAGGAAGCAATGAAGTGGGTTTTCGCGTTCCCGGAGGGTTCCATCGCGGTTCAGTGCAGAAAGACCATGCTGTTATTGGCAGCTCTCCTTTTTCTTTCAACGTCTGCACGTGCAGCGAGTCTCATGGATGTTTACCGGCAGGCGATCGCGAATGATCCAACCTTTCAAAGCTATCAATTCCGGACACTTGTCGCCACTGAGGGCAAGCGGCAGGCTTTGGCCGCCATGCTGCCCACTGTCGTCGCCACGGCGGGCTACGTGCATCAGAACCAGGACATCGTCAGCACCGAGAACGAAGTCTACGATGCCGGCACTGCCGATTACGGGACCACGACGTATGCGGTGACCCTGACCCAGCCCCTGTTCGACTGGGGGGCGTACGTCGGATGGAAACAGGCCGAAGTCGTCCGGGCCAGGTCCGAGATGGAATACGTGCTTGCCGGGCAGGAACTCATCACGCGCGTCGCGGACCTCTACTTCCAGGCCCTGGCCGCAGGGGACAGGCTGGAATACGCCGTCATCGAGCAGACCGCCGTGGAGAAGCACTTCGAGCTCGCCCAGAGCCGCCTGGACATGGGGCTCGTTCCCATAACCGACCTGCACGACGCCAAGGCGCGCCTGGCCGCCACCGAGGCCCAGACCATCGAGGCCCGCAACAAGCTCGCCGACGCCCTGCAGGGTCTGAGTGAGGTCACTGGGGAACCGGTGGATGCCCTGGTTCAGCTGGGGCCCAATGTGCGTTTCAAGGGCGCCGAGCCGGCGGACATGGATTCGTGGCTCAAGGGCGCCGTCGACGGAAATCCGGCCATAGAACTGGGCCGGAAAGCCGTAGCGGTGGCCGAACTCGAGGTTTCGCGTCAGAACGCCGGGCATTACCCGACCCTAAACCTCGTCAGCTCTTTTGACAACGAGGACACCGAAGACTCCCTCTTCGGCGGCAGCAGCGAGGTGGAGACGTACAAGGTCGGCGTGCAGCTGAAAGTGCCGCTGTACCAGGGCGGAGAAGTGGCGTCCAAGGTGCGTTCGGCGAGGCACGAAGTGAGCGTCGCCCGCCAGGAATTGATCAAGCAGGAGCGGTCGGTGGACCGCAAGACCCGAGCGGCCTTCCTCGGAGTCGACAGTTCCCTGAAGCGCGTCGACGCCCTGGCCGAGTCGGTGGAAGCCAACAAGCTGGCCCTGCAGGCTAAGCAGGAAGGGTTCATGTCCGGGCTTTTCACCAGCCTGGCCGTCCTGGATGCCGAGCGCGACCTGGCGATGGTCAGCATCGACCACGCTCAGGCCCGCTATGACTACATCCTCAACAGTCTCAGGCTCAAGCAGGCCGTAGGCACCCTGGCCGAGAAGGACCTGCGGAATCTGGAAAACTGGCTCGTGAAGTAAACCGTTCACCGCTTTGCCGCCCTCGCAGGGGCGGTGGGAGGGTTTGGGCATGTTGAAGCTGCTGCGCAAGAAGATCGCCGGCCTGCGGCGTGAAGTCGCTCCCCATACGGAACCTCGCCGCAAGATGAAGTTCGAGACGCTGGAGCCCCGCATCCTGCTCTCGGCCGACATCGGCCTGGAACACCACGATCTCGGGGCGCAGGAGCAGGCCGCGGCGGTAGCCATCGAGCAGCCTCTCGTCCAGACCCCGGACCCTGCAGTGGCGGCCTCCGACGACACGTCGGCCGCGGACAGCCCCGGCCTGGACCGCAAGACGGAGGTCGTACTCGTCGACCCGTCCGTGGGCGATTACCAGTCCCTTCTGGACAGCCTGCGTTCCCCCTCCGGAAATCTCGCCCAGTACGATATTCACGTGCTCGACGCCGGCCGGGACGGCTTCGCGCAGGTCAGCGAAATCCTGCAGGACTGCAGCAACGTCGGGGCCGTGCACCTCCTCTCACATGGCTCCGATGGCGAGGTGCGGCTGGGCGGCAGCGTCCTGAATGCCGAAACGGCCAGCCTTCACGCCGCCGAACTCGGCAGATGGGGCGAGGCCCTCGGGCCGGACGGCGACTTCCTGCTCTACGGATGCAACGCGGCCGCCGGGCCGGACGGCGTTTCCCTCGTCGCTTCCCTCGCGGCTCTGACCGGAGCCGACGTGGCCGCCTCCGACGACGCCACGGGTGCCGCGGCCCTGGGCGGGGACTGGAGTCTGGAACACGCGGTCGGTTCCGTCGAGGCCGAAACCCTGTCCTTCGGCGCGTACGACGGCCTCATGTCCGGCTACACAAGCACGTCCGCAGACGAGAGCTTTACCGGAACCTCCGGCCCGGACACCTACTTCTTCTCCGACGACTGGGGCGCCGACACCCTCTCCGATGCCGGCGGCGCGGGCGACACCCTCGATTTCTCCGCCGTCACCGCGGACCTGACCGTTACGTTTCACGCGGACGGC
Proteins encoded in this region:
- a CDS encoding integrase core domain-containing protein, producing LSMEWFRCRAEARVVIEEWRRHYNSVRPHSSLNNMTPEHFCRQYGKNMNRGETLKN
- a CDS encoding TolC family outer membrane protein encodes the protein MLLLAALLFLSTSARAASLMDVYRQAIANDPTFQSYQFRTLVATEGKRQALAAMLPTVVATAGYVHQNQDIVSTENEVYDAGTADYGTTTYAVTLTQPLFDWGAYVGWKQAEVVRARSEMEYVLAGQELITRVADLYFQALAAGDRLEYAVIEQTAVEKHFELAQSRLDMGLVPITDLHDAKARLAATEAQTIEARNKLADALQGLSEVTGEPVDALVQLGPNVRFKGAEPADMDSWLKGAVDGNPAIELGRKAVAVAELEVSRQNAGHYPTLNLVSSFDNEDTEDSLFGGSSEVETYKVGVQLKVPLYQGGEVASKVRSARHEVSVARQELIKQERSVDRKTRAAFLGVDSSLKRVDALAESVEANKLALQAKQEGFMSGLFTSLAVLDAERDLAMVSIDHAQARYDYILNSLRLKQAVGTLAEKDLRNLENWLVK